The genomic window GCCTCGTTGTCGCGGTACCAGTCGATCGTCGCCGCCAGCCCCGACCGGAAGTCCCAGTAGCGCGGCTGCCACCCGAGCTCGTCGCGCAGCCGGGACCAGTCGATCGCATAGCGCCGGTCGTGCCCCGCCCGATCAGGCACGTGCTCGAAGTCATCCGGCGAGCGCCCCATCGCCGCAAGGACCGAGCGCACCACCGTCACGTTGTCCACCTCGCCGTCGGCGCCAATGAGGTAGGTCTCCCCCATCACGCCGCGGTCGATGATCGCCCACACCGCGTCGTTGTGGTCGTCGACGTGGATCCAGTCGCGCACGTTGAGCCCGTCGCCGTAGAGCCGCGGGCGGCGCCCGTCGAGGATCTCGGTGATCTGGCGCGGGATGAACTTCTCCACGTGCTGGCGCGGGCCGTAGTTGTTGGAGCAGTTGGAGATCGTCGCCTCGATCCCGAAGGAACGCACCCACGCCCGCACGAGCAGGTCCGACGCCCCCTTCGTCGAGGAGTACGGACTGGACGGGTTGTACGGCGTGGCCTCGGTGAACCGCTCCGGTGAATCCAGTGCGAGGTCGCCGTAGACCTCGTCGGTGGAGATGTGGTGGTAGCGCACCCCGTGCCGACGCACCGCCTCGAGCAGCTCGTAGGTCCCCACGACGTTGGTCTGCACGAAGGCTCCCGGCGAGGCGAGCGAGTTGTCGTTGTGCGACTCGGCGGCGAAGTGCACCACGAGGTCCGCGTGCGCGACCAGCGAGTCCACGAGCGCCGCGTCAGCGACGTCGCCCTCGACGAAGCGCACCGCGTCGCGCACCCCGTCCAGCGAGGACAGCGACCCCGCGTAGGTCAGCGCGTCGAGCACCGTCACCTCCGCGTCCCGCGTCGCGAGCGTCCGGTGCACGAAGTTGCTTCCGATGAACCCGGCTCCCCCGGTGACGAGTACCCGCATGCTCACATCCCCTTCTGGTCTCGAGGCTCGTCGCTGGCGCTCCTCACGCCTCGACCAACGGTGGCTGAGGTGTGAGCGCCTCCGGGCTGGTCTCGAGGCTCGTCGCTGGCGCTCCTCACGCCTCGACCAACGGTGGCTGAGGTGTGAGCGCCTCCGGGCGCGTCTCGAGGCTCGTCGCTGGCGCTCCTCACGCCTCGACCAACGGTGGCTGAGGTGTGAGCGCCTCCGGGCTGGTCTCGAGGCTGGTCGCTGGCGCTCCGCACGCCTCGACCAACGGTGGCTGAGGTGTGAGCGCCTCCGGGCGCGAGCCTCGAAGCCACATACTCCCGCAACGCCTCGAGCTGGTCGAGTGGCTCGAACCCCGTCCCCCGCAACCGCTCCAGCGACAGCGTGCTGTGCCGCGGCCGGGGCGCCGGGGCCCCGTACTCGTGCGTGCTGATCCCGCTCACGTCCTCCCGCGCGCGTCCACGCAGCGCAAAGACCTCCCGGGCGATGTCCGCCCAGGTCAGCGACTCCCCGGACTGACTCACGTTGTAGGTGCCGAAGGGAGCGGAGCCACCCACCAGGTGCATGGTCGCCTCCGCGATCTGCGGGGCGAGCGCCAACCGCCCGTGCTGGTCGTCGACGACGGCGGGGGCACCCCCTTCGTCGGCGAGGCGGGCCATGGTGCGCACGAAGTTGGGCCCGTCCCCGACCACCCACGAGGTGCGCAGCAGGTAGTGGCGCGGGGCGAGCGCCACGGCGAGGTCCCCGGCCGCCTTGCTCTGCCCGTAGATCCCGAGCGGCGCGAAGGCCTCGTCCTCGTCGTGCACCTCTGCCCGGCCGTCGAAGACGTAGTCGCTGGAGTAGTGCACGAGGGTGGCGCCGGCGGCCGTGGCCAGGCGGGCGAGCTGCGCGGGCAGGTGGGCGTTGAGGCGCCAGGCGAGGCGGCGGCCGTCGTCACTCTCGGCGGCGTCGACACCCGTCATCGCGGCGGCGTTGATGACCAGGTCGTGGTCGGTGAGGTCGAGGGCGGCGACGGCGTCCGGGTCGGCCAGGTCGAGCTCGTCGCGGCCCGGGGCGAGGGCGTGCGGCAGCAGCGCGCGCAGGGCCGAGCCGATCTGCCCGCTCCCGCCGAGGATCAGCGGCCGGCGCCGGGCGAAGGGGGTGACCTCCGCCAGCCTCGGGTTCGCCCGGTCCTTGTCCGAGACCTGCGCCTGCGACAACGGGATCGGCCAGTCGATGGCGGCGCTCGGGTCCTCGAGTGCGAGCGCGGGGTAGGCCAGGGCGGGGCGCCAGTGCGCGTTGACCAGGTAGGAGTAGATGGTCTCGTCGGCGAGCGCCTGATAGGAGTTGCCGACGCCGCGGGGGACGAAGACCGCCACCCCCGGCTCGAGCTGCACCGTGAACGTCCGCCCGAACCCCTCCCCCTCGCGCAGGTCGACCCACGCGCCGAAGACCTCCCCGTGCACGACGGTGACGAGCTTGTCCCACGGCTCGGCGTGGATACCGCGGGTGGAGCCGCGCGCGGCGTTGTGGGCGACGTTGTGCTGCACCGGGCCGAAGTCCGGCACCCCGAGCGCAGTCAGCTTCTCCCGCTGCCACGCCTCGGTGAACCAGCCGCGGTCGTCGCGGTGGACGGGCGAGCGCACGACGAGCAGCCCCGGGATGGGTGTGTGCTCGATGGTCGGCTCCATAGCGGGAGCCTAGTAGTGGTCACCGACGCTCCGGCGCCTCAGCCGGCCAGCGCCTCCCCCACCGTCTCCGCCCACAGCTGCGAGCCAGCCTGCGAGGGTTGCAACTCGTCCAGCCGCAGGTCGGCCGGCGCCTGGTCGGACTGCTCGAACGCGGCCGCGACGTCGATCGTCGGCAGGCCCGCCTCCCGCGCCCACGAGCCGATCGCCTCGCGCACGGACGCGTTCTCGTCATCGGCCTGCGGGTTCTGCAGGATGACGACGATCGGCGTCTCGGAAGCGTGATGGGCGATGGCCTGACGCAGTACCTCCATCGACTGCGTCGCGGCGTCGGCATCGGAGTAGAAGTGCCCGTAGTTCAGCAGCACCAGGTCCGGGTCGGTCTCGGGCCAGATCGCGTCCCAGTGCTCGACCGGGTAGTCCGCGGTCGTCTCGGGCATCCCCCCGGACCACAGCCGGGTGCTCTCGCTCGAGCCGCTGTACCCGTTCTCGGTCTCGGTCATCCACATGGCGCCCGGCAGGCTCTGCTCCTGCGCCCACAGGAAGGCCCACTCGTCCCACCCGTCACCGGTGCCGTCGCCGAGCACGAGCACCTGGGAGCCGTCCTCGGCGAAGGCCTCACGCGCCGCGTCCATGCTCGCGTTCTCCTCCTGCGAGGTGGCCGAGCTGCTGGACGGGCTGGCGGACGAGGAGGCCGCGCTCGCGGACGAGCTCGAGCCCGCTGCGGACGTGCTGGCCGCTTGGGCCGAGCGGTTGGACTGCCCGTCGTCCATGAAGACGTAGGCCCACAGCCCGGTGACCACCACCACGAGTACGAGGACCAGGGGGAGCGTCAGCGCCGACGAACGACGATCGGGGGATCCAGCCATGGCCGCACACTATCGGCGCGGGCTACTGTGCGGGGATGCGCGGCATCATCCTCGCCGGGGGGACCGGGACCAGGCTGCACCCGATCACGCTCGGCGTCTCCAAGCAGCTCGTCCCGGTGTACGACAAGCCGATGATCTACTACCCGCTGAGCACGCTGATGCTCGCGGGCATCCGGGACGTCCTGGTCATCACCACGCCGCAGGATGCGCCCCAGTTCGAGCGCCTCCTCGGGGACGGGAGCCGGTTGGGGATGTCGATCTCCTTCGCACAGCAGCCCTCCCCCGACGGGTTGGCGCAGGCCTTCCTCATCGGCGAGGAGCACCTCGAGGGCGGTCCGGCGGCCCTCGTCCTCGGTGACAACATCTTCTACGGGCCGGGGCTGGGCACCCAGCTGCGCCACTTCCACGACATCGACGGAGCGGCGATCTTCGGCTACCAGGTCGCCGATCCCACCGCGTACGGCGTGGTCGACTTCGACGGCGAAGGGAGGGCCACCTCCCTGGAGGAGAAGCCGGCTAACCCGCGCAGCCGCTTCGCGGTCCCCGGGCTGTACTTCTACGACGACACGGTCGTCGAGCGCGCCCGGGCGCTGCGCCCCTCAGCGCGCGGTGAGCTGGAGATCACCGACCTCAACCGCGGCTACCTCGACGAGGGCCGACTGCACGTCGAGGTCCTCCCCCGCGGTACCGCGTGGCTGGACACCGGGACGTTCGGCTCCCTCAACGACGCGAGCAACTATGTGCGCACCCTCGAGAGCCGGCAGGGCCTGAAGATCGGCTGTCCGGAGGAGGTCGCCTGGCGGATGGGCTTCATCGACGACGCCCACCTGCGCGCGATCGCCGAGCCGCTCGTCAAGAGTGGCTACGGCGCGTACTTTCTCGATCTGCTCGGTTAGAACTGCGCCTCGAACGCCACGATCCGCTCCACCGCGGCATCGACTTCGGCTGCCATCCGATCGAAAACCTCCTGCGGTCGCCGGTAGGGATCGGCGATGTCGTCGGCCCCCTCCTCGACCCGGCTCAGCCCCCGCTCACGCGCCAGGTGCGAAGGGAGCGCTGCCCACCGCTCCTCGGGCGTCGCCAGGCCAGCGAGCCGCTGGGTCCACGGCTCGCGGGCGTCGGCGGAGTCGAGCAGCCGGGCGAGCTCCTTCAGGGTGAAGGCACGCTTGAGGTGGCGCGGGGAGTACGACAGCACGATCTTGCGGTGGGCGACCTCGAGCGGGAGGACGATGTCGATCTCGTCGAGCATCCGCTCGGTGATCTGGCGGGCCGCGAAGTCGTCGTGGACCACGCCGTTGTCCTGCAGGATGCTGGCGCTGCCCGGGTCGACCGGGTTGCCGGTCATCGCGCGGGTTCCGGCGCTGGACACCTCGAATGTGCCGGGCCGCACGGCGTCAAGCCCATGTTGCAGCGCGAAGTGGGCATACGGCGATCGACAGATGTTGCCGGTGCAGACGGTCAGGATGCGCACGCTCATGGGCACATCGTGCCGCATCGCCACCGCTGTGAAACACTCGCGTCTGCCGTGTGACTACCCCTGATCGAGAGGCACCAAGCTCGTGGAGCTGCAGGACTACCTGAAGATCGTGCGCAAGCGCTGGATCACAATTGTCATCACCACCTTGGTGGTGGTCGGCCTGGCCGCGGGATGGACAGCCCTGCAGACGAAGCAGTACACCTCCAGCACGCAGTTCTTCGTCTCGGTCTCGGGGTCGGACGACACCTCGGCTCTCCAGCAGGGCAGCACCTTCACCCAGCAGCGGGTGAAGTCCTACGCCCAGCTGCTGACGACCCCGCGCGCTCTGGGTCCGGTGCTCGACGAGCTCGGTGAGGACACCCCGACCAAGGACCTCGCCGAGCAGATCACCGTCACCACTCCTCCGGACACCGTGCTGCTCGAGGTCTCCGTCACGGACTCCGACCCCGGCCACGCGCAGGACATCGCCACCGCCATCGGCGAGACCTTCCCCACGGTGATCTCCGAGGTGGAGTCACCGGAGGGCGAGAAGAAGGGTTCCCAGATCAAGGTGACCCTCGTCGAGCCGGCGTCGACCAACTCGACGCCGACCAGTCCGGTCCCGGCGCGCAACCTCGCCCTCGGGCTGGTCCTCGGTCTCTTGCTTGGTCTCGGTCTGGCCATGCTGCGGCACCTGCTGGACACCACGGTGCGCACCGACGACGACGTCGAGGAGGTCACCGAGCAGCCGATCATCGGCGCCGTGCACTTTGACCCTCGGGCCGGCAAGGAGCCGCTCATCGTCCAGTCGGACCCGTCGTCGCCACGCTCCGAGGCCTTCCGCGCGGTGCGTACGAACCTGATGTTCGTCGACGCGGCGAACCACCCGCGCACCATGCTCATCACCTCCTCCATCCCCGGCGAGGGCAAGTCGACGACGATCGCCAACCTCGCGCTCACCCTGGCCCAGTCCGGCTCGCGGGTGTGCCTGGTCGAGGCGGACCTGCGCCGCCCCCGGCTGCTGGAGTACCTCGGGCTCGAGGGGTCGGCCGGCCTGACCGATGTGCTCATCGAGCGAGCGGAGATCGACGACGTCCTCCAGCCCTACGGCGCCGATCGTCTGGACGTCATCGGCGCCGGGGCGATCCCGCCCAACCCGAGCGAGCTGCTCGCCTCCGACCCGATGAGTCACGTGCTGGCACAGCTCTCCGTGCGCTACGACTACGTGCTCATCGACACGCCCCCGGTCCTACCGGTCACGGACGCGGTGGTGCTCAGCACGAAGGTCGACGGGGTCATCCTGCTCGTCGGTACGACGATCGTGCGCAAGGAGCAGCTGGAGTCGACACTCGAGTCCCTCGGCGCCGTGGACAACACCCTCCTGGGGCTCGTCCTCAACCGGGTCGGGCACGCCTCCTCGGGCGGCTACGGCTCGGGCTACTACGGCTACTACTCCCCCGAGCATCACCCGACCTCGCGATCGGCACGCAAGCAGTCACGGCCGAAGCGCCTGACGGGCGCGCGCTGAGCCGCGCTCAGTCCGAGGTTGATCCCCGGCTGCGCCGGGCCTTGATGTCGCGGCGGCTGACTGCGCCGACCCCCACCGTGTCCTTGGCCTCGTAGGCATAGTCGTTGGTGTAGGAGTTCGAGTAGCCGTACTCGACGTCGCCGTACCGGATCCGGTCGACCTTGCGCGTCGAGACCATGTTGAGGATCGTGCCGAGGACTTTGCCCTCGACGGCCCGCAGGGTGCGTACCGCTTGCTGCAGCTCCTCCTTGTGCGTCTTCCCGGAGGCGACCACGAGGACCGCTCCGTCGGCGCTGCGGGTCAGGAGCGCCGCGTCGGTGACCGGCAGCAGTGGCGGCGCGTCGAGGATCACGAAGTACCGTTGTGCGAGCTCCTCGATGAGGTGGTGCATCCGCTGCGAGCCGAGCAGCTCGGAGGGGTTGGGCGGCACGGCACCGGCGGCGAGGATCTCCAGGCCGGGGGTGGCGCTCGGCTGGAGGGAGTCGGTCAGTGTCGCGGTCCCGGCCAGCACCTGCGACAGACCGACACTGCCATCGAGCTCGAAGGCTCGGGCCACGGCCGAGCGACGCAGGTCCGCGTCCACGAGCACCACCGGCTCCCCCGCCTCGGCGAGTACCGCGGCCAGGTTCGCGGCGACGGTGGACTTGCCCTCACCCTGCTTCGCGCTGGTGATGACGATGGAGCGCGGTTGGTGGTCGACGTCGACGAAGCGCAGGTTCGTACGCAGCTTGCGCAGCGCCTCCCGCTCGTGGAACGACTTGGCCCGCCCGACATCGCCACGCTCCGACCCCAGGTCCTCGCTCAGCGGCAGGATGCCCATGACACCGGCCTCGGTGACCTCCTCGACGTCCTCGGTGCGACGGACCTTGGTGTCGTTGTAGTACCGGACGGCAGCGATCCCGTACCCGACGAGCAGGCCGAGGAGCACGCCGATGGGCAGCACCCGCAGCGGATCCGGCGACGAGGGCGAGGTCGGCAGGATGGCCGACTCGTTGGGCGCGATGAGCACCTGCGCCTGCGACTCGACCTGCTGCGTCTCGCCATCCGGCCCGACAGCACTCCGCGAGGGCCCGGCCTCCTCCATGCGCTTCGCCTCGGCGGCGGCCACGGTGACGATGGTGTCGGCGACGTCTCGGGCCGCCTCCGGGGTGGAACCCGTCGCCGTGACGTTGATGGTCACGCCGTCCGGCGGGACCGTGGCGGAGATGCGCGTGACCAGCTCCTGGGGTGTGGAGTCGAGGTCGAGCTCCTCGATGACGCCCTTGGCGACGCGTCGATTGGTGAAGAGTGTGACGTAGGCCTGCGCCTTCTGCTGGGCCAGTGTCTGGGCCGAGTAGGACTCCCCGATGCTCTGGCCACCGCCGGCCGTGACGTAGCCCCCCGCGGTGGCGGTGTACTCCTTGGGCTGCAGGGCCATCCATGCGAAGCCGAGCAGCAGGCCCACGAGGGCACAGACACTGATGACCACGGCCTGTCGACGGGTCAACCTCCACAGGTCCTCGAGCGTCACCAGATCCCTTTCCCCTCATGTCCGCCTCCGTGTCCGCACGCAGGTGGCGTCGCGGGCCGCGGCGCCTCGCGACAGTGTAGACAGCACTACCGTTCGGTACGACCTCCGCCTGTCGACCCGCGGTGGGCGACTTCCTTCAGGCTGATAGATTTCGTGAGTGGAGCGCCTGCCCGGTCAGGCGCTCTCGCCATGATTTCCACAGGGAGGACGACGCACGCGTGTTGCGCTGCAAGGACGACAAGGTCATCGGTGTCTACGCGTAGTTCACGACCTTCGGCGGCGCAACGAGCCGGCCGGTGGTTGTGGGCGACCGTCGATCTGCTCGTCCTCACCATCGCCGTGTTCCTCGCCGCGTGGTTGCGGTACGACTTTGACCCGACGAGCACTTTCGCTGCCCCGATCGGTCAGCTCGCGCTGATCGCCATAGCGACCCACCTCGTGCTCGGCGGGTTGTTCGGTCCGTATGCGGTGGGCCACCTGCGGGGTTCCTACGAGGAGATCATCGACCTCACGCGCACCGTCGCCCTGTGGGCGCTGCTCCTGCAGACCGTCACCGTGCTCGGGCCGTGGGACCTCGGCCCGCGGTCCTTGCCCGTGACCGCAGGCGCGATTGCGCTCATCGGGATGTTCGGGGCCAGGTTCGTCCTGCGTACCGCTCGCTCGCAGATCGCTCCCGCATCCCGGGCGGAGCAGCGCGTCCTCGTCTTCGGGGCGGGCGAAGGGGGTCGCCAGCTGGTCCGCGCACTGGTGCGGGACCCGGCAGCGCGGATGACACCCGTGGGACTGCTCGATGATGACCGCAGCAAACGACGCATGCGCATCGACGGCGTACGGGTCCTGGGCAGCTCGACCGACCTGACCACGGTGGCGGCGCAGCACGACGCCACGACGCTCGCGATCGCCGTCCCGAGCGCGGCACCAGTCTTGGTGCGGCGCCTGCGCGAGGGCGCGACGGAGGCCGGGCTCGACACCCTCATCCTGCCGCGCGCGAGTGAGTTGTTGGACAAGTCCGCCACGAGTGACTTGCGCAGCCTCGACCTGGCCGACTTCCTCGGGCGTCGCCCGATCGAGCTCGACGCCTCGGCCATCGCCGACACGATCTCCGGGCGCACCGTCCTCGTCACCGGTGCCGGCGGGTCGATTGGCTCCGAGTTGTGCCGCCAGATCAGCAAGTTCGGACCGACAAAGCTCGTGATGCTCGATCGCGACGAGTCGGCGTTGCACGGCACCCAGCTGTCCGTGACGGGGCAGGGACTCTTCGAGTCCGACGACGTCGTCCTGGCCAACATCCGTGACGCCGACCGGATGGTCGAAGTCTTCGAGCACCACCGCCCCGACGTCGTCTTCCACGCAGCTGCCCTGAAGCACCTGCCCCTGCTGGAGATGTACCCCGAGGAGGCGTGGAAGACCAACGTCCTGGGCAGCCTCAACGTGCTCCGGGCGGCCCACCACGTGGGGGTGTCCACCTTCGTCAACGTCTCGACGGACAAGGCCGCCAATCCTTCTTGCGTCCTTGGCTACAGCAAGCGCGTCACGGAGCGGCTCACGGCCGACTTCGCCGGCAAGGACGACAACACGTACGTCAGCGTGCGCTTCGGCAATGTCCTCGGTTCGCGTGGCTCGGTCATCACCGCCTTCACGGCCCAGATCGAGCGCGGTGGCCCGGTGACCGTCACCCACCCGGACGTCGAGCGCTACTTCATGCTCATCCCCGAGGCCTGCCAGCTCGTCCTCCAGGCGGCCGCCATCGGTCACGACGGCGAGGTCATGGTCCTCGATATGGGTTCGCCCGCGAAGATCCAGGACGTCGCCACGACCCTCATCGACCTCTCGGGACGGAAGGGGGTCGAGATCGTCTACACCGGCCTGCGCCCCGGGGAGAAGATGTCGGAGGAACTCTTCACCCCCGGCGAAGACATCCAGGCAACAGCCCACGCGCTTGTCAACAGCGTCGACGTCCCTTCGATCGACAGCGATGCCGTCGCCACCGTGCGCCACGATTCCGCCGCGGAGTCTGCCGAGTGGATGAAGGATGTCTCGGCGATCACTGCGGCGGTCGCGCAGTGAATGCAGGCCAACTCAAGCTCTCATTTGCGGCTGCGATCCTGACGTCCATCGTCGCGGTCCCCCTCAGGCGCGCGCTCTTGCGGGCACAGGTGGTGGACATCCCGAATCAGCGATCGTCCCATCAGGTGCCGGTGCCCCGCGGAGGAGGCATAGCGCCCGCTCTGGGCGTCATCGCTGCTGGCGCGGTGACGAAAAGCCGCCCCTCACCTTCGGCGTGCCTAGCCATCGGTGCACTTGGGGCACTCGGCTTGGCTGACGACGCGACAGGCCACCTCCCTGCCCCAGCTCGCTTGGCCGGGCAACTCGCGGCAGGAGCGACCCTTGGAGGTACGGGGTGGGACCGCGTCCTCAGCGGCGTCGCGACCGCCGGCATCGTCAACGTCACGAACTTCATGGACGGCATCAATGGCATCTCCAGTCTTACCGGGCTGGTCTGGGGTGTGAACGCGCTAACGTTGAGCCGAACGGGCAGCGACCTCTCGATCATCGGCGCGTTGGTGGCCGGAGGTAGCACAGGCTTCCTGCCCCACAACGCGCCGCGGGCCCGGCTCTTCCTGGGTGATGTCGGCAGTTACGCCCTGGGTGGAGCCTTTGCTGCGGGAGTGCTGTCGCGTCCAAGCCTTCCGGAACGACAGCAGGCAGCCGCGCCCCTCCTTCTCTATGGCCTCGACGCCGCACAAGCCCTAGCCCACAGGTATAGAACGGATCAGCCTCTTGGCGTGGCACATCGCGACCATGTGTATCAACAACTCGTCGATGCTGGTCTCAACCAGATATCCGTTGCTCTCTTCCACGCAATCTGTGCGGCAGGAATCGCGAGTGCCCACCGCTTGCGAACCCGCTATGCAGTGACAACTGTGATCGCTGTCAGTGCGGGTTACCTCGCAGCTCCGCACATACACCGCCGCTTCTCCAAGCTGAATCTGGCAAACGCTGATGAAACTGAGTTGGACGAATGAGGATAGGATTCATTAGTCACTGGTACGACCCAGAAGGCGGTGCTGCAGCGGGTCCGGGCACGATCGCCCGAGCGCTCGCGGAGCGAGGACATGACGTCCAGGTTGTGACCGGATTCCCGATATACCCAGAAGGTCGCGTTTTCCCTGAGTATTCCTTGAAGGCGTACCAGCGCGAGCAAATTCGCGGAGTCACCGTTCACAGATTCCCGATCTACCCCAGTCACGACGCACATGCAGCACATCGAATGCTCAACTACACCAGTTTCGCAACTTCTGGGGCCATCGGCGCACTGGCCGTCCTCAAAGGTACCGACGTGAATTTTGTGTACTCGACACCGGCGACGGCTGCAATTCCTGCTCTCACCACCCAAGTGATGCGCAAAACCCCCTTCGTTGCTCAGATTCAGGACCTGTGGCCCCAGACAGTCACCGCTAGTGGATTCGTCGATGAAAGTCAAGGAAGATATCTCGAGCGAATCCTCCATACCTTCTGTGACAAAGTGTATGGGCGAGCTACCTCGATTGCGGTCACCTCTTCGAGTATGATCGACCTCATCGCTGAGCGAGGCATTCCGCGGGCCAAACTCCATTTTGTGCCCAATTGGGCCGAAGAAGCGTCTTTCCGGCCAGTGCCCCGCGACCCTCAATTGGCTGCTGACCTCGGCCTGAACCGCTCTTTTACAGTGATGTACGCAGGCAATCTTGGCGAGATGCAGAACCTTGAACACCTCGTCTCCGCCGCGGAGCGCGTGCGAGACCTTACCGACCTGCAGATCGCATTCGTCGGCTCAGGCGTCATGGAGAGTTCCCTACGGGCAACTGTCGATGAAAAGGAGCTGGACAATGTCCGCTTCGTCCCACCCCAACCATTCTCACAGATGTCGCAGATCCTCGCTCTTGGCGATGCTCAGGTGGTGACACTCAAGGACGTTCCCCTGTACCGGAGCACTCTCCCTAGCAAACTGCAGGCTAACCTCGCTGCGGGTCGGCCTATCATCGGAGCCGTCGCGGGGGATGCCGCGCGAGTCATCAGCCAGAGTGGGGCGGGACGCACGGCGCCACCCGGGGACGCTGATTTGCTGGCCCACGCGATTCGTGAACTGCATGCCATGCCGCAGGCTGAGCGAAACGCCCTCGGCGGTGCCGCCAGAAACCACTACCTGCACAACTTCTCCGAGCAACTCATCGCTGACCGACTCGAAGAACTGCTAGTTGCCGCCGCTCAGAGGCGCGGCAAGTGAGCGGCGTCGCAGTCGTCGGCGCGACTGGCTTCGTCGGCGATGCTGTTGTTGAACGTCTACGAACTCGTGGCGTCGTGGCGAAGTCGGTCAGGGCCCCGAGAATTTCAGGGACCGTCGGCGCTCCTGCACCCACTGAGCAGGAAGTTGATGCCGTCGCCGCAGAAATCGCCCCATGCACCGCTGTCATCAATGCCGCCGGGGTAGCAGATTCCCTCGCCGGTGGAATTGAACACCTGGACGGCGCAAATGGTCTACTTCCGGGACTACTCGCCCGAGCATGCAACAGGCTGGGCGTCCGCTTGGTCCACATCTCCAGCGCCGCGGTACAAGGACGGCGCCCCGGGCTCGACTCCACGCTCGAGTATCAGCCATTTTCGGCATACTCTCGATCAAAAGTGATGGGCGAGCAGGCTGTGTTGGCAGTTGGGGACAACGTCTGCGTGTACCGGCCACCAGGGGTGCACGCGCGTGGTCGAGCAGTCACCTGTGCGGTCGCCCGACTCGCATCCAGCCCTCTCAGATCGGTCGCCTCTCCCGGTACTGACAACGCGCCTCAAGCCCTGCTCGAGAACGTCGCTGATGCCGCCGTTACTCTTGCGTTGTACTCCGGCGTTGTTCCTCGCGTGGTCCATCACCCCGCCGAGGGGATCACTACGAGCGGCTTACTCACCGCGCTCGGAAGCAAGCCGCCACACGTGGTGCCCCGAGCTGCAGCACAACTAGTCGTCGCCGCAGCCCAGAATGCGTGTCGATGCTCAACGGGACTCGCGGGACAAGCGCGGCGTCTGGAGGTGCTCTGGCTCGGACAAGAACAAGCCCACAGCTGGTTAACCGATATCGGCTGGAAGCCGCCAGTGGGAACCGGAGGATGGGGAAGAATGACTATCGCGACGAACATGGACTTGGAGGATGCGTGATTACTGATCACGATTTCAACGGCGCGACCGTGACCATAACGGGAGGCACCGGCTCCTTCGGCAAGACGATGGTCCAACACCTCCTGGACGACGGCGTCAGGCAGGTCCGCGTCCTCAGCCGCG from Janibacter cremeus includes these protein-coding regions:
- a CDS encoding polysaccharide biosynthesis tyrosine autokinase; amino-acid sequence: MTLEDLWRLTRRQAVVISVCALVGLLLGFAWMALQPKEYTATAGGYVTAGGGQSIGESYSAQTLAQQKAQAYVTLFTNRRVAKGVIEELDLDSTPQELVTRISATVPPDGVTINVTATGSTPEAARDVADTIVTVAAAEAKRMEEAGPSRSAVGPDGETQQVESQAQVLIAPNESAILPTSPSSPDPLRVLPIGVLLGLLVGYGIAAVRYYNDTKVRRTEDVEEVTEAGVMGILPLSEDLGSERGDVGRAKSFHEREALRKLRTNLRFVDVDHQPRSIVITSAKQGEGKSTVAANLAAVLAEAGEPVVLVDADLRRSAVARAFELDGSVGLSQVLAGTATLTDSLQPSATPGLEILAAGAVPPNPSELLGSQRMHHLIEELAQRYFVILDAPPLLPVTDAALLTRSADGAVLVVASGKTHKEELQQAVRTLRAVEGKVLGTILNMVSTRKVDRIRYGDVEYGYSNSYTNDYAYEAKDTVGVGAVSRRDIKARRSRGSTSD
- a CDS encoding glycosyltransferase family 4 protein, with protein sequence MRIGFISHWYDPEGGAAAGPGTIARALAERGHDVQVVTGFPIYPEGRVFPEYSLKAYQREQIRGVTVHRFPIYPSHDAHAAHRMLNYTSFATSGAIGALAVLKGTDVNFVYSTPATAAIPALTTQVMRKTPFVAQIQDLWPQTVTASGFVDESQGRYLERILHTFCDKVYGRATSIAVTSSSMIDLIAERGIPRAKLHFVPNWAEEASFRPVPRDPQLAADLGLNRSFTVMYAGNLGEMQNLEHLVSAAERVRDLTDLQIAFVGSGVMESSLRATVDEKELDNVRFVPPQPFSQMSQILALGDAQVVTLKDVPLYRSTLPSKLQANLAAGRPIIGAVAGDAARVISQSGAGRTAPPGDADLLAHAIRELHAMPQAERNALGGAARNHYLHNFSEQLIADRLEELLVAAAQRRGK
- a CDS encoding polysaccharide biosynthesis protein — encoded protein: MWATVDLLVLTIAVFLAAWLRYDFDPTSTFAAPIGQLALIAIATHLVLGGLFGPYAVGHLRGSYEEIIDLTRTVALWALLLQTVTVLGPWDLGPRSLPVTAGAIALIGMFGARFVLRTARSQIAPASRAEQRVLVFGAGEGGRQLVRALVRDPAARMTPVGLLDDDRSKRRMRIDGVRVLGSSTDLTTVAAQHDATTLAIAVPSAAPVLVRRLREGATEAGLDTLILPRASELLDKSATSDLRSLDLADFLGRRPIELDASAIADTISGRTVLVTGAGGSIGSELCRQISKFGPTKLVMLDRDESALHGTQLSVTGQGLFESDDVVLANIRDADRMVEVFEHHRPDVVFHAAALKHLPLLEMYPEEAWKTNVLGSLNVLRAAHHVGVSTFVNVSTDKAANPSCVLGYSKRVTERLTADFAGKDDNTYVSVRFGNVLGSRGSVITAFTAQIERGGPVTVTHPDVERYFMLIPEACQLVLQAAAIGHDGEVMVLDMGSPAKIQDVATTLIDLSGRKGVEIVYTGLRPGEKMSEELFTPGEDIQATAHALVNSVDVPSIDSDAVATVRHDSAAESAEWMKDVSAITAAVAQ
- a CDS encoding NAD-dependent epimerase/dehydratase family protein; this translates as MSGVAVVGATGFVGDAVVERLRTRGVVAKSVRAPRISGTVGAPAPTEQEVDAVAAEIAPCTAVINAAGVADSLAGGIEHLDGANGLLPGLLARACNRLGVRLVHISSAAVQGRRPGLDSTLEYQPFSAYSRSKVMGEQAVLAVGDNVCVYRPPGVHARGRAVTCAVARLASSPLRSVASPGTDNAPQALLENVADAAVTLALYSGVVPRVVHHPAEGITTSGLLTALGSKPPHVVPRAAAQLVVAAAQNACRCSTGLAGQARRLEVLWLGQEQAHSWLTDIGWKPPVGTGGWGRMTIATNMDLEDA